In Hydractinia symbiolongicarpus strain clone_291-10 chromosome 13, HSymV2.1, whole genome shotgun sequence, a single genomic region encodes these proteins:
- the LOC130623650 gene encoding lissencephaly-1 homolog, which produces MVLSTKQKEELNKAIADYLQQCGYSQTLERFQEEANIDSDIEKKYTNLLEKKWTSVIRLQRKVMELETRLSEAEKELETGGPSKKHRTAEDWIPRAPEKYTLSGHRSPVTRVLFHPVYSIMLTSSEDATIKVWDYETGDYERTLKGHTDAVQDLAFDHPGRHLASCSADMTIKIWDFQTYECVKTLHGHDHNISSVSFMPSGDYLVSASRDKTVKMWEVATGYCIKTFTGHRDWVRSVEVSPDGLLLATGSNDQTIRVWVVATKECKVELSDHDHVIEAVAWSNEKCVQYINEATGSDKKNALPGPFLASGSRDKSIKIWDVGTGVCLFTLIGHDNWVRHVQFHPGGKFLMSCSDDKTLRTWDLKNQRCTKTLMAHEHFCTTFDFHNSSPVVITGSVDLTAKVWDCR; this is translated from the exons ATGGTTTTGTCCACAAAGCAGAAAGAAGAATT AAATAAAGCTATAGCTGATTATTTACAACAATGTGGCTATTCACAAACTCTGGAGAGATTTCAAGAGGAAGCCAACATA GACAGTGACATTGAgaaaaaatacacaaatttattagaaaaaaaatggacTTCAGTCATAAGACTGCAGAGAAAG GTGATGGAGTTAGAGACCCGCTTAAGTGAGGCAGAAAAAGAGCTGGAAACAGGAG GACCTTCTAAAAAGCATCGTACTGCAGAAGATTGGATACCTCGAGCACCTGAAAAATACACACTTAGTGGTCATCGTAGTCCTGTAACTAGAGTTTTATTTCACCCTGTATATAG taTAATGTTAACCTCATCAGAAGATGCCACAATAAAG GTTTGGGACTATGAAACTGGTGATTACGAAAGAACGTTAAAAGGTCATACAGATGCAGTACAAGATTTAGCATTTGATCACCCTGGACGACATTTAG catcATGTTCGGCTGATATGACAATTAAAATATGGGATTTTCAGACATATGAATGTGTGAAAACTTTACATG GTCATGACCATAATATATCTTCAGTATCTTTTATGCCATCCGGCGATTACTTAGTGTCAGCCTCTCGTGATAAAACTGTCAAAATGTGGGAGGTAGCCACAGG ATATTGTATTAAAACATTTACTGGTCATCGAGACTGGGTACGAAGTGTTGAAGTTAGCCCTGATG GTTTGTTATTAGCTACTGGTTCAAATGATCAG ACGATAAGAGTTTGGGTGGTAGCAACAAAAGAGTGTAAAGTTGAGCTGTCTGACCACGACCACGTTATAGAAGCTGTGGCATGGTCAAACGAAAAATGTGTTCAATATATAAACGAAGCAACTGGTAGTGAC AAAAAGAATGCTCTTCCTGGTCCTTTCCTGGCATCAGGATCTAGAGataaaagtattaaaatatGGGACGTTGGTACCGGCGTGTGTCTTTTCACCTTG ATCGGCCATGACAATTGGGTCCGGCACGTTCAGTTCCATCCTGGTGGCAAATTCCTGATGAGCTGTTCAGACGATAAAACATTACGCACTTGGGACTTGAAGAACCAGAGGTGTACAAAAACATTAATGGCACATGAACATTTCTGCACTACTTTCG ATTTTCATAATTCATCTCCCGTTGTGATCACAGGGAGTGTCGATTTGACAGCCAAAGTGTGGGATTGTCGCTGA